A portion of the Musa acuminata AAA Group cultivar baxijiao chromosome BXJ1-1, Cavendish_Baxijiao_AAA, whole genome shotgun sequence genome contains these proteins:
- the LOC135650247 gene encoding pentatricopeptide repeat-containing protein At5g38730-like has protein sequence MGGISHGRNEAAFIQGVCAIVSKGNWCTLWIPRVSDRFTTSNVHQILLQLSADTGLSWNFFKRAQSLPHYHHSLPTNFTMVHLLTRSRRFQEARNLLQKFAFKGFLSSPTVLSALLSDHGDQDSNSQILSWLVFIYSRSNKTHDAIQILELMKSRGLRLDPHACSALLSALAKARLTATAWNVYDDILRMGVVANVHILNVMIHVCFKSGDTEKAEKLVSEMDGKVVRPDLFTYNTLISLYCKKGMHYEALAVQERMEKEGIHPDIVTYNSLIYGFCKDGRMREASRLFKEIKGAAPNQVTYTTLIDGYCRVNDLDEGLRLREEMEAKGLYPGVATYNAIIRKLCEEGKMRAVNDLLNEMDDRRVQPDNVTCNTLINAYCKRGNMDFAWKLRNKMLESGQVLDQFTYKALIHGFCKVQELDEAKEVLLDMLDAGFAPNYSTYSWLVDSYCSLNNVEAVLSIPDEIAHRGLSVDKSLYRALIRRLCKRGLVDFAQKAFNKMLEKGLLGDSLVYASLAYAYLSTGKRIAACEILNEMVKKQLIITAKIYKSLCASLANDSGILDLLWSHAIERGLIARNVYKLMQEAKLNSQNDTLNMSSPF, from the exons ATGGGCGGCATTTCGCACGGAAGGAACGAGGCGGCATTCATTCAAGGTGTTTGCGCAATTGTCTCAAAGGGGAATTGGTGTACCCTGTGGATCCCCCGTGTCAGCGATCGCTTCACCACCTCCAATGTGCACCAGATCCTGCTTCAGCTGTCCGCCGACACCGGCCTCTCCTGGAATTTCTTCAAGCGGGCGCAGTCTCTTCCCCACTACCACCATTCCCTCCCAACCAACTTCACCATGGTACACCTCCTCACCAGGAGCAGGCGATTCCAAGAAGCGCGGAACTTGCTCCAGAAGTTCGCGTTTAAGGGGTTCCTCTCGTCGCCGACGGTGTTGAGTGCGTTGCTGAGCGATCATGGCGATCAAGACTCGAATTCGCAGATCCTGAGTTGGCTGGTGTTCATCTACTCCCGGTCGAACAAGACGCATGATGCAATCCAGATACTTGAGCTGATGAAATCTCGTGGACTGAGGCTTGATCCACATGCTTGCAGTGCCCTCTTGAGCGCGCTAGCCAAGGCAAGACTGACAGCCACAGCTTGGAATGTATACGACGACATCCTCCGCATGGGGGTTGTTGCCAATGTCCACATTCTCAATGTCATGATCCATGTTTGTTTCAAGTCGGGTGACACTGAGAAGGCTGAGAAGTTGGTCAGTGAGATGGATGGGAAGGTGGTACGTCCTGATTTGTTCACCTACAACACCTTGATCTCATTATATTGCAAGAAGGGCATGCACTATGAGGCTTTGGCTGTTCAGGAGAGAATGGAGAAAGAAGGAATTCATCCCGATATTGTAACttataattctcttatctatggaTTCTGTAAAGACGGTAGAATGAGGGAAGCCTCGAGGCTTTTTAAGGAAATCAAAGGTGCAGCTCCAAACCAAGTGACCTACACTACTCTTATTGATGGCTACTGCAGAGTTAATGACCTCGATGAAGGGCTTAGATTGCGTGAAGAGATGGAGGCAAAAGGACTGTATCCTGGGGTGGCTACATATAATGCAATCATCCGTAAGCTATGTGAAGAAGGCAAAATGAGGGCTGTTAATGATCTCCTGAATGAGATGGATGATCGAAGGGTTCAACCTGATAATGTCACGTGCAACACCTTGATTAATGCATATTGCAAGAGAGGAAATATGGATTTTGCATGGAAGCTTAGGAACAAGATGTTGGAATCAGGGCAAGTGCTAGACCAGTTTACGTACAAGGCCCTAATACATGGATTCTGCAAGGTTCAGGAACTAGACGAGGCTAAGGAAGTCCTCCTAGACATGCTGGATGCAG GTTTTGCACCAAACTACAGTACCTACTCATGGCTTGTAGATAGTTACTGCAGCCTGAACAATGTGGAGGCCGTGCTAAGCATCCCAGATGAGATAGCACATAGAGGTCTTTCTGTGGATAAGTCGTTATATAGAGCTCTAATAAGAAGGCTATGCAAACGAGGTTTAGTTGATTTTGCACAGAAGGCATTCAACAAAATGCTAGAAAAAGGTTTATTAGGTGATAGTCTTGTGTATGCTAGTCTTGCATATGCTTACTTGAGCACAGGAAAGCGGATCGCAGCTTGTGAGATACTAAATGAAATGGTTAAGAAGCAATTGATAATAACGGCTAAAATTTACAAGTCACTCTGTGCTTCACTTGCAAATGATAGTGGCATTCTAGATTTACTCTGGAGCCATGCCATTGAGAGAGGTCTGATTGCTAGGAATGTCTACAAATTGATGCAAGAAGCCAAGCTAAACTCTCAGAATGATACTTTGAATATGTCAAGTccattttga
- the LOC135650317 gene encoding uncharacterized protein LOC135650317, producing the protein MSSSTAPLLLALLLAFVARGHADLYGNPTPPAQPPSRVAGKKFPPDEFICNSPNSDCFGANITCPDQCPSFRPANPNEKACFIDCNNPTCEAVCGTRKPDCNLPGSGCKDPRFVGGDGIVFYFRGKANQHFTLVSDAGFQINARFIGLRPAGRRHDYTWIQSLGILFGKHTVTVSATPAAAWDRSADHLSFAFDGEPFDLGIGHLSSWSSPAAGDLLVERTASVNSVIVVLPGTFEIRATVVPVTKEDDRIHKYNVPADDCFAHLDVQFKFFGLSERVEGVLGQTYQPNFQNPVKRGVPMPIMGGEDRYFTSSLLATDCKRCIFSSEVPAAPEVVDASAASFDCTSKMSHGYGIVCRR; encoded by the exons ATGAGCAGCTCAACGGCTCCTCTCCTCCTCGCTCTGCTGTTGGCTTTCGTGGCTCGAGGCCACGCCGACCTATACGGCAACCCCACGCCGCCGGCTCAACCGCCGTCGAGAGTGGCCGGAAAGAAGTTCCCCCCGGACGAGTTCATCTGCAACAGCCCCAACAGCGACTGCTTCGGCGCCAACATCACCTGCCCCGATCAGTGCCCGTCCTTCCGGCCGGCCAACCCCAATGAGAAGGCTTGCTTCATCGACTGCAACAATCCCACCTGCGAGGCTGTCTGTGGAA CCAGGAAGCCGGACTGCAACCTGCCTGGTTCAGGGTGCAAGGACCCGAGGTTCGTCGGCGGCGATGGCATCGTGTTCTACTTCCGCGGCAAGGCGAACCAGCACTTCACGCTCGTCTCCGACGCCGGCTTCCAAATCAATGCCCGCTTCATCGGCCTCCGCCCCGCCGGCCGCCGACACGACTACACGTGGATCCAGTCCCTCGGCATCCTCTTCGGCAAGCACACCGTCACCGTCTCCGCCACCCCCGCTGCCGCCTGGGACCGCAGCGCCGACCACCTCTCCTTCGCCTTCGACGGCGAGCCCTTCGACCTGGGCATCGGCCACCTCTCCTCCTGGTCCTCGCCTGCCGCAGGCGACCTCCTCGTGGAGCGCACCGCCTCCGTCAACAGCGTGATCGTGGTCCTCCCCGGGACGTTCGAGATCAGGGCGACGGTCGTCCCCGTGACAAAAGAGGACGACAGGATCCACAAGTACAACGTTCCCGCCGACGACTGCTTCGCCCACTTGGACGTGCAGTTCAAGTTCTTTGGGCTGTCGGAGCGGGTGGAGGGCGTGCTGGGGCAGACTTACCAGCCCAACTTCCAGAATCCGGTGAAGAGGGGGGTGCCGATGCCGATCATGGGCGGCGAGGACCGCTACTTCACCTCCTCTCTGCTGGCCACCGACTGCAAGCGCTGCATCTTCTCGTCGGAGGTGCCGGCGGCGCCTGAGGTGGTCGACGCTTCTGCTGCTTCCTTCGACTGCACCAGCAAGATGAGCCATGGATATGGGATAGTCTGCAGGAGGTGA
- the LOC103989103 gene encoding NDR1/HIN1-like protein 6 yields the protein MAEPHRIHPAAVDVESPLPSPSQAAKSGENDQQQPKSSRSRCCRCLCCTVLTLVVLIIAIGATVGILYLVFRPKIPKYSVDRLTLSNFTVDDDTTISATFNLTVTARNPNRRIGIYYGHGSHLSAWYNGTRLCTGAFPVFYQGHRNTTVVSLLLAGETQLGSGLLQELQQQQQQTGTVLLDFRGSVPVRVKLGRLKLPKVRFKVRCNIVVNSLSSSNSISLRSSHCKFKLKL from the coding sequence ATGGCTGAGCCCCACAGAATCCACCCGGCTGCGGTGGACGTCGAATCTCCACTTCCGTCGCCGTCGCAAGCCGCAAAGAGCGGTGAGAACGACCAACAGCAGCCAAAGAGTTCGAGGAGCCGATGCTGCAGGTGCCTGTGCTGCACGGTCCTCACCCTTGTCGTCCTCATCATAGCCATTGGCGCCACTGTCGGCATCCTGTACCTCGTCTTCCGCCCCAAGATCCCCAAGTACTCCGTCGACCGTCTCACCCTCTCCAACTTCACCGTCGACGACGACACGACCATCAGCGCCACCTTCAACTTGACGGTCACCGCGAGGAACCCCAACAGGCGGATCGGCATCTACTACGGGCACGGCAGCCACCTGAGTGCGTGGTACAACGGCACCAGGCTGTGTACCGGAGCCTTCCCCGTGTTCTACCAGGGCCACCGGAACACGACGGTGGTGAGCCTGTTGCTCGCGGGGGAGACGCAGCTGGGCAGCGGGCTGCTGCAggagctgcagcagcagcagcagcaaacggGGACGGTACTGCTGGACTTCAGGGGAAGTGTGCCGGTGAGGGTGAAGCTAGGGAGGCTGAAGCTTCCGAAGGTGAGATTCAAGGTGAGGTGCAACATCGTGGTGAACAGCTTGAGTAGCAGCAACAGCATCAGCCTCAGATCAAGCCACTGCAAGTTCAAGTTGAAGCTCTGA
- the LOC135650388 gene encoding transcription factor SRM1-like, whose protein sequence is MVMEEASCSPSWTREQDKAFEYALATHHEDCDNRWEKIAVDVPGKTIEDIKHHYELLVEDVNGIESGRVPLPCYPSSSEGGDLANEGGGSSKKGCHSHGDSAHGGKASRSDQERRKGIAWTEDEHRLFLLGLEKYGKGDWRSISRNFVISRTPTQVASHAQKYFIRLNSMNKDRRRTSIHDITTVTNGDTPTPQGPITGQINASVATAGKSAKHSLQSAADPAGVGIFGTTIGQPVVGGPLMPAVGTPVNLPVPAGSHIGYPVRTPASISSTTYQMPPTSSGS, encoded by the exons ATGGTGATGGAAGAAGCAAGCTGCAGTCCATCGTGGACTAGGGAGCAGGATAAGGCATTTGAATATGCTCTGGCCACTCACCATGAGGATTGCGACAACCGGTGGGAGAAAATTGCTGTGGATGTGCCTGGGAAAACCATTGAGGACATCAAGCACCATTACGAACTTCTTGTGGAGGATGTCAATGGCATCGAGTCCGGCCGGGTGCCCTTGCCTTGCTACCCATCTTCCTCGGAAGGTGGTGACCTGGCCAATGAaggtggcggcagcagcaaaaagggatGCCACTCTCATGGTGATTCTGCCCATGGTGGGAAAGCATCGAGATCTGATCAAGAACGCAGAAAGGGGATAGCATGGACCGAGGATGAGCACAG ATTATTTCTTCTTGGACTTGAGAAGTACGGAAAAGGTGATTGGAGGAGCATATCTCGGAACTTTGTGATCTCAAGGACACCTACACAAGTTGCAAGTCATGCACAGAAGTACTTTATTCGGTTGAACTCGATGAACAAAGATCGGAGAAGAACAAGCATCCATGACATAACCACTGTGACCAACGGAGACACACCGACTCCTCAAGGGCCAATCACTGGTCAAATAAATGCATCTGTGGCAACTGCAGGGAAGTCTGCCAAACATTCTCTTCAATCAGCTGCCGACCCAGCTGGAGTTGGTATCTTTGGAACTACCATCGGGCAGCCGGTGGTTGGTGGTCCTCTTATGCCTGCAGTAGGCACTCCGGTAAATCTTCCTGTTCCTGCTGGATCCCATATCGGCTATCCGGTGCGAACCCCAGCGAGCATCTCATCGACTACCTATCAGATGCCTCCCACATCATCTGGTAGCTGA